From the genome of Anaerolineales bacterium:
AGTAGCACCCCCGGTTCCCAGTTCGAAGCGAGCTATCCCCGAAACATCTATTCGCCGTCAGAGCGGCATGAGCAAGTCCAGCAGGTGCTAGGCAATCAACTCACGTACCTCGGAGGGTACAAGTTGGGCACGCCCTTGCACCTGCTTGGGAGAGGCCTGTCGGACGGCAGGCGGCCGGTAGGGTTGTTGTCTTGTGAGTATCCAGAAGGCAGCCTCCGCGAGGTGGTGGGCGACGGCGCCGACGGCTATGGCGTGGCCTTTGCGCTGGCTGACCTGGTCGTAGATCTGGCAGGCGTACTTGGTCTTCCACGCGGGGTGGCGGCGGTGGCGGACGACGACGTTAGCGGCCTCGATGAAAGCCCACTTCAGGTACTGATTGGAGGGCTTGCGCATGTGGTCGAAGTGGGTCTTGCCACCGCTGGCGTGGACGGTGGGAACGACACCGGCATAGCTGGCGAGCTGGCCTGGGGTGTGGAAGCGATCGATGCAGCCGATCTCGCGCTCGATCACGATCGCTAAGATGTCGCCAATTCCGGGAAGGGTCTTGAGCAGCTGGATGGAGGGGGTGAGGGCAATCCGGTCCCGGATGCGGTCTTCGAGCTGAGCGATCTGGTGCTGGAGGCCGTCGAGAGCTTCGAGCTCTTGGGCGACGCAGCGTCCGGTTTCCGGGGGGAGCCGAGAAAGGGTTGTCTTGAGCCAGGCCTTGCCCGCGCCGGCGAAAATGTCGCTGTGCTCCGTGCTGGTGATGCAGTACTCAGCCAGGGTGGCGTGGATGCGGTTCTTGAGGGCGGTCCTAAGCTTTGAGAGTGCCATCCGGGTGCGATGGAGCTCACGTTCATCCCGGATCTCCCCGGGCGGGAGCCAGACGGTGGGCAGGCTGTCCAGGTGGAGGAGCTTAGCCAGGCCCTTGGCGTCAAGCTTATCGGTCTTGTTGACGTTGCCCATCATGACCTTGGCCTTCGCCGCGTGCGCCAGGAGAGGCAAACAGCCGGCGGCTTCGATCTCGTCGGCGATCCACCTGTGCCGCACCACAGGTGCAGGCAGTACCAGTTGCCGACGGTCTCCAGCGCGACGGGGGTGCCATCGGGCATGGTTTCCAGGAAAGCCCGGATGGCCCCCGGCTGACGGTCGACCCGGTGTTGGGCGAAAAGGCGCCCGTCCTGATCGAGAATGGCGAACTGAGAGTAGCGCTTGCCCAGCCCTAGCGATCTGGGCCAGGGTGAGCGTCACAACCGATCCTATAATCCATGGTAGCTGCACCTTTCTCTGTCTGAGAGCGCGTCGGAAGCCAAACTGCGACGAGGATAGCGGAAGGTGCAGCACTTTCATATGATCAACTCGCTGCCTGCCCAGGCCGCACATCGTCGCGATGTCCTTCGGGAGGCCAGGCAAGCCGACTCGGCTGGCTGCCGATGAGTTGATGGGGTCGTCGCTGCAAGGGTGTGCTAGAGTGGAGGCGGTCTGGCCTGACTCGCCGAGTCAGCTGGGAGACCGTCGGCAGTAGTCGGTGTCACGGCCGATGGTTCGCCCCCGAGCCGCCGAGCGGCTTCCCCAGGGGGTGCTTCCTTCCAGGACGCTCCGCGGTCGCGAAGCTCGAGGCCGTTAGGCAGCCTGTACCCCTAGTTCGCCATTGCAGCCCGCGGAAGATCAATCAAGACTGGACGCGAGTATGATTGTCTGTCGCAGTGAGCCCAGGATCCACATGAAGCGCCCTCCTCCTTGTCGAGAGAGCAATGAGCACCATAGTTGACGTCGTCGTAGTAGGGGCAGGCCAGGCTGGATTGGTTGCCAGTTACCTCCTTAGCCTGGACCATGTCCAACACCTCGTGTTGGAAAGGGGTGACATAGGCCAGTCATGGCGTACACAACGATGGGATTCCTTCCACCTGAACACACCTAACTGGGCCAACGGACTGGCCGGAATGGAGTTTCATCCAGAAGAACCTCATGCCTTCGCCGGTAGGAACGCACTGGTAGCGTTCTTCGAGGACTACGCCAGCATCTTCCACCTTCCGATCAGGCCACGCACCAATGTGACTAGTCTTCGAAGAACCTCGGGCGGCTTGTATGCGCTCCGCACGCAGTCCGAGGAAATGCACGCCAAGGCAGTGATCCTCGCCTCGGGCGGGATTAGCCGGCCCCGCGTGCCGACACTGGCGCGTCAACTTCCCAACGATATTGCAGTGTGTTCAGCGGGTACCTACAGGA
Proteins encoded in this window:
- a CDS encoding IS110 family transposase, which produces MRHRWIADEIEAAGCLPLLAHAAKAKVMMGNVNKTDKLDAKGLAKLLHLDSLPTVWLPPGEIRDERELHRTRMALSKLRTALKNRIHATLAEYCITSTEHSDIFAGAGKAWLKTTLSRLPPETGRCVAQELEALDGLQHQIAQLEDRIRDRIALTPSIQLLKTLPGIGDILAIVIEREIGCIDRFHTPGQLASYAGVVPTVHASGGKTHFDHMRKPSNQYLKWAFIEAANVVVRHRRHPAWKTKYACQIYDQVSQRKGHAIAVGAVAHHLAEAAFWILTRQQPYRPPAVRQASPKQVQGRAQLVPSEVRELIA